TTGATTTGAACCATTCAGCCCCCGGTAACGCATCGGGGTCCAGGGGGCCGGCCCCCGGTCCGTGGCCGGGTGGTAAAGCGTGACCCACCTCCCGGCTTTCCTTGAAAGGGTGCTGAATCGTTACCTTTGACTTTGACATTCTGCACCAAGTGCATCATGTTGAGGGTCGTTTGTGTGCATTTCTTGAGGTGTTCGGCAAGCGCCGACAGGAGGCAACCCTGGTCATGAGCAGTTCCCCGGAACAGTCTGGCAACAAAAAATTGTTCGGTACCGATGGCATTCGCGGGTTGGCCAATGTCCACCCCATGACCCCGGAGTTGATGCTGCGCCTGGGCCGGGCCGCCGGCGTGGTGCTCAAACATGGCACACACCCCAAGCGGGTGATTCTCGGCAAGGATACCCGCCTGTCCGGTTACATGTTTGAATCCTGCCTGCGGGCCGGACTCACCTCCATGGGGATCAACTGCCTGCATGTCGGCTCGCTCCCCACGCCCGCCATCGCCTTCCTGACCCGCGCCCTGCGCGCCGATGCCGGCATCATGATCTCCGCTTCGCACAATCCGTTTCACGACAATGGCATCAAATTTTTTGACGCCAATGGCATGAAATTGCCCGATGAGATGGAACATGAAATCGAACGCATCATGTTCGAGGAGAATCTGGACTCCCATCTCCCCCTCTCGGCAGAGTTGGGCAAGGCGTTCAACATTGAAGACGCCCCGGGGCGGTATATTGAATTCTGCAAAAACACTTTTCCCAAATCCCTGCGCCTGAACAACCTGCGCGTCGTGGTGGATTGCGCTCACGGTGCATCCTACAAGGTGGCACCGACAGTCTTCTGGGAGCTGGGCGCCGAAGTGGTGCCCATCGGCAACGAACCCAATGGCCGCAACATCAACGACGGCTATGGCTCCCTCCATCCA
This genomic window from Magnetococcales bacterium contains:
- a CDS encoding phosphoglucosamine mutase, encoding MSSSPEQSGNKKLFGTDGIRGLANVHPMTPELMLRLGRAAGVVLKHGTHPKRVILGKDTRLSGYMFESCLRAGLTSMGINCLHVGSLPTPAIAFLTRALRADAGIMISASHNPFHDNGIKFFDANGMKLPDEMEHEIERIMFEENLDSHLPLSAELGKAFNIEDAPGRYIEFCKNTFPKSLRLNNLRVVVDCAHGASYKVAPTVFWELGAEVVPIGNEPNGRNINDGYGSLHPKKIQAKVQEVRADVGVAFDGDADRLLVCDENGKILDGDHLLAMCTQEMHRKGTLRGGGVVTTVMSNLGLERFVTQLGLQMVRTQVGDRHVLEHMVKHGFNLGGEQSGHVIFLDHNSTGDGLVSAIKILELMVTRQRPLSELAADMHLVPQILKNVRFIPGSDPLSDPQVQNVIAQVEQELAGHGRLLIRKSGTEPKIRVMLEGDSQAKIESLAEDICKTIRHAGDAT